A genomic segment from Drosophila miranda strain MSH22 chromosome 3, D.miranda_PacBio2.1, whole genome shotgun sequence encodes:
- the LOC117188183 gene encoding inner centromere protein-like produces MGHAARATDDEGKVTHKRPPAPTWSRSHVRGEAIAMQSHCPTDVIDSFFSVAPTTTYLKLIFPNIDPRQLKRNSSVLWSTPPRYSELPKY; encoded by the exons ATGGGACATGCTGCACGAGCCACCGATGACGAGGGCAAGGTCACCCACAAGCGTCCGCCAGCACCCACCTGGAGTCGCA GCCATGTACGCGGCGAAGCGATTGCCATGCAGAGCCACTGTCCCACCGATGTCATCGACAGCTTCTTCTCGGTGGCCCCCACCACTACTTACCTGAAACTGATTTTCCCCAACATCGATCCCAGGCAGCTGAAGCGCAACTCCAGCGTGCTCTGGTCCACGCCCCCACGCTACTCGGAGCTCCCAAAATACTAG